In one window of bacterium DNA:
- a CDS encoding DUF1501 domain-containing protein → MRTMTTRREFLTKGLTILAAGATAPMFLTRTALALNNPWDLRLTASAAGRPDWPTLVVVQLGGGNDGLNTVVPFLHDEYYRARPRLAVPHEKVLRLTDEVGLHPALTAIKSAYDDGRVAVVQGVGYPNPNRSHFRSMEIWQTADPAGTGPKSGWLGRLFDSECPDCGATAGMTLSPDMPLAMQGNSPRVVAVPNIAQFGFHPVQGGGPQELEAFRRLLQPVPGDEPVVDFLTHTEMNALLAAADLNRLAGRLTQDAGSGYPKDPFAQKLRIVAELIAAGSPTRVYYVGLGGFDTHVTQAGRHDRLLESLGGGLGAFLADLKTKGLQDKVLLMTFSEFGRRVAENASGGTDHGTAAPMLLVGGQVKPGVHGGQPSLTDLDQGDLKYETDFRSVYSTVLEQWLGVRSDAILGGRFDPLDVIKPHTAAAVGG, encoded by the coding sequence ATGCGCACGATGACGACGCGGCGCGAGTTTCTGACGAAGGGGTTGACCATTCTGGCCGCCGGCGCCACCGCGCCGATGTTTCTCACGCGGACCGCGCTCGCGCTCAACAATCCGTGGGATCTCCGCCTGACCGCGTCCGCGGCCGGCCGGCCCGACTGGCCGACGCTGGTCGTGGTCCAGCTCGGCGGCGGCAACGACGGCCTGAACACCGTCGTGCCCTTCCTGCACGACGAATACTACCGCGCGCGCCCGAGGCTGGCCGTGCCGCACGAGAAAGTGCTGCGGCTCACCGACGAAGTGGGCCTGCATCCGGCCCTCACCGCCATCAAGAGCGCGTACGACGACGGCCGCGTGGCCGTCGTCCAGGGGGTCGGCTATCCCAACCCGAACCGCAGCCACTTCCGGTCGATGGAGATCTGGCAGACTGCGGATCCGGCCGGGACCGGCCCGAAGAGCGGGTGGCTCGGCCGCCTCTTCGACAGTGAATGTCCCGACTGTGGGGCGACGGCGGGCATGACGCTGTCCCCGGACATGCCGCTGGCCATGCAGGGCAACTCGCCGCGCGTGGTGGCCGTGCCGAACATCGCGCAGTTTGGGTTCCATCCTGTCCAGGGCGGCGGTCCGCAGGAACTCGAAGCCTTCCGCCGCCTCCTGCAGCCGGTGCCGGGCGACGAGCCCGTGGTCGACTTCCTCACGCACACCGAGATGAACGCGCTGCTTGCCGCGGCGGACCTCAACAGGCTCGCCGGACGGCTGACGCAAGACGCCGGATCGGGGTATCCGAAGGATCCCTTCGCGCAGAAACTCCGGATCGTGGCCGAGTTGATCGCGGCGGGGTCCCCGACGCGCGTGTACTACGTCGGCCTCGGCGGCTTCGATACCCACGTCACCCAGGCGGGCCGGCACGACCGGCTGCTCGAGTCGCTCGGCGGCGGGTTGGGCGCGTTCCTGGCGGACCTGAAGACGAAAGGCCTGCAAGACAAGGTGCTCCTCATGACGTTCTCGGAGTTCGGCCGTCGCGTCGCCGAAAACGCCTCCGGCGGCACCGACCACGGCACCGCCGCGCCGATGCTCCTCGTCGGCGGCCAGGTGAAGCCGGGCGTCCACGGCGGGCAGCCGAGCCTGACCGACCTGGATCAGGGTGACCTCAAGTACGAGACCGACTTCCGCAGTGTGTACAGCACCGTGCTGGAGCAGTGGCTCGGCGTGCGGAGCGATGCGATCCTCGGCGGCAGATTCGATCCGCTCGACGTGATCAAGCCGCACACGGCGGCGGCGGTCGGCGGCTGA
- a CDS encoding adenylate kinase, with protein sequence MRRIVVVGTSGSGKTALARRLTERLGYPHIELDALNWNANWTNVPIETFRGRVVRALDADEWVVDGNYAKVRDIVWTRADTIVWLDYSLPLILWRLVRRTFGRVATGEELWAGNRESVRILFSRDSIVLWALQTYRPLRRTYAAIPGNPTWAHLTLVRLRSPRECTAWLARLTG encoded by the coding sequence ATGCGGCGGATCGTCGTGGTCGGCACGAGCGGCTCCGGCAAGACAGCGCTGGCGCGCCGGCTTACCGAGCGTCTCGGGTATCCGCACATCGAGCTCGACGCGCTTAACTGGAATGCCAACTGGACGAACGTTCCGATCGAGACGTTTCGCGGACGCGTCGTGCGGGCGCTCGACGCCGACGAGTGGGTCGTCGACGGGAACTACGCCAAGGTACGAGACATCGTATGGACTCGAGCGGACACCATCGTCTGGCTCGACTATTCGCTGCCCCTCATTCTATGGCGGCTGGTGCGGCGGACGTTCGGGCGGGTCGCGACCGGCGAGGAACTCTGGGCCGGGAACCGGGAGAGTGTACGCATTCTGTTCAGCCGGGATTCGATTGTTCTCTGGGCGCTCCAGACCTACCGGCCGCTACGCCGCACCTACGCCGCGATTCCCGGAAACCCGACCTGGGCACACCTGACGTTGGTGCGCCTGCGGTCCCCGCGGGAATGTACGGCATGGCTGGCGCGGCTGACTGGATGA
- a CDS encoding dihydrofolate reductase family protein: protein MSGAGWKQTLSLPPTVRLVWHVAEPYPRDVPLDDLYASVEVPRSRDGLPAVFANMVMTQNGEATIEGKAAPIGTPVDRFVLMRLRRSADVLLSGTGTMLAEDVHAAMPEEETARRIAAGRPARLLVALMATDVAWGDDVLERRFFTDARFDRLIITGARPSAAAVRRIEALGVEVVRVEEGPDGRPAVRGALGLLGARGARLVLTEGGPWILASLLRERLVGDYFLTTSPLATGDPRAPSPIGTDVSVGGRPLLLSRLSRYEFAFRDPATGAALIEAYDRFRVVYPV, encoded by the coding sequence ATGAGCGGCGCCGGCTGGAAGCAAACCCTCTCCCTCCCTCCCACCGTCCGCCTCGTGTGGCATGTTGCCGAGCCGTATCCGCGCGACGTGCCGCTCGACGACCTCTACGCGTCCGTCGAGGTGCCGCGGAGCCGCGACGGCCTGCCGGCCGTGTTCGCCAACATGGTGATGACGCAGAACGGCGAGGCGACGATCGAGGGCAAGGCGGCGCCCATCGGGACGCCCGTCGACCGCTTTGTCCTCATGCGGTTGCGGCGGTCCGCGGACGTGCTGCTCTCCGGTACCGGCACGATGCTGGCGGAAGACGTGCACGCCGCGATGCCCGAGGAGGAGACCGCGCGCCGGATCGCCGCCGGACGCCCGGCGAGGCTGCTCGTGGCGCTGATGGCGACCGACGTCGCGTGGGGCGACGACGTGCTGGAGCGCCGGTTCTTCACCGACGCACGGTTCGACCGGCTCATCATCACCGGGGCTCGGCCGTCGGCGGCGGCCGTCCGGCGGATCGAGGCCCTCGGGGTCGAGGTCGTCCGCGTCGAGGAGGGCCCGGACGGCCGGCCCGCGGTGCGCGGCGCGCTCGGGCTGCTCGGGGCGCGGGGAGCCCGGCTGGTCCTCACGGAGGGCGGACCCTGGATCCTGGCATCGCTCCTGCGCGAGCGTCTGGTCGGCGACTATTTCCTGACGACCAGCCCGCTTGCAACGGGCGATCCGCGCGCGCCGTCGCCGATCGGCACGGATGTCTCGGTCGGCGGGCGCCCGCTGCTCCTCTCGCGCCTGAGCCGGTACGAGTTCGCCTTCCGCGACCCGGCGACGGGCGCGGCGCTCATCGAGGCGTACGATCGGTTTCGGGTGGTGTACCCGGTCTAG
- a CDS encoding M20/M25/M40 family metallo-hydrolase — translation MAAYLERTLCDLVAIRSVTGEEAAISQHIHDALKHADVHVERDPEGNVTAEVGAGDPGSAGRDGRLLVVNGHMDTVPAVDGWTQDPFSPRVENGRIIGLGASDMKAGLACMMWLAQHVRPKIRVWFAFTNNEEGGAVTPRNGVRRLIGRASPDYAITTEPSYDEAKKRLSIGIGCQGRAIGHLVVRGRSGHSSDWRRADNAIYRGVDVISRIAETASRHRNVEVAPGVQSVPSLSVVAARAGLADNIIPDRLQLTVDRRLAPGEDYGTFEGELLTAADGVAHDLQVTKLCLPTLADRAGHTLAVVRDALARLQGEAPLQFSQGRQDLSIFAERTRDFCNIGPGSSGQAHNAGEHATVAGMVAAATVLKAAIDAM, via the coding sequence ATGGCAGCGTATCTCGAGCGGACGCTCTGCGACCTGGTGGCCATCCGAAGTGTCACCGGGGAGGAGGCCGCGATCTCGCAGCACATTCATGACGCGCTCAAACACGCGGACGTGCACGTCGAGCGCGACCCTGAGGGCAACGTGACCGCCGAGGTCGGCGCGGGGGATCCCGGCTCCGCGGGACGGGACGGCCGGCTGCTGGTCGTGAACGGCCACATGGACACGGTCCCGGCGGTCGACGGATGGACGCAGGATCCCTTTTCCCCGCGCGTCGAGAACGGCCGCATCATCGGACTTGGAGCCTCCGACATGAAGGCGGGACTTGCCTGCATGATGTGGCTCGCACAGCACGTGCGCCCGAAGATCCGCGTGTGGTTCGCCTTCACCAACAACGAGGAAGGCGGGGCCGTCACCCCCCGCAACGGCGTGCGCCGGCTGATCGGGCGGGCGTCCCCCGACTATGCGATCACGACCGAGCCGTCCTACGACGAGGCGAAGAAGCGCCTGTCGATCGGCATCGGCTGTCAGGGCCGTGCGATCGGCCACCTCGTCGTGCGCGGACGAAGCGGACACTCCTCGGATTGGCGCCGCGCCGACAACGCGATCTACCGCGGTGTGGACGTGATCTCGCGGATCGCCGAAACGGCCAGCCGCCACAGAAACGTGGAAGTGGCCCCCGGGGTCCAGAGCGTGCCGTCGCTCTCCGTCGTTGCCGCGCGCGCCGGGCTGGCCGACAACATCATTCCGGACCGCCTGCAGCTGACGGTCGACCGGCGGCTCGCCCCCGGGGAAGACTACGGAACGTTCGAAGGGGAGCTGCTTACCGCGGCCGACGGCGTCGCCCACGACCTGCAGGTGACGAAGCTCTGCCTGCCCACGCTCGCCGACCGCGCCGGGCACACCCTCGCCGTCGTCCGTGACGCGCTGGCTCGGTTGCAGGGTGAGGCGCCGCTCCAGTTCTCCCAGGGCCGGCAGGACCTGTCGATCTTTGCCGAGCGGACGCGCGACTTCTGCAACATCGGTCCCGGGTCGTCCGGGCAGGCGCACAACGCGGGCGAGCACGCGACCGTGGCGGGGATGGTCGCGGCGGCGACCGTGCTCAAAGCCGCGATCGACGCGATGTAG
- the paaD gene encoding 1,2-phenylacetyl-CoA epoxidase subunit PaaD has product MSPETATLEQAAWDVLRSVEDPELPIAITDLGLVRDVRVDDAARVHVRLVPTWTACPALAVIRSRVRQGLLAVPGVRDVSVDYTYDEPWTLERMTSRGREQLAAHGLAVPACRFAEPPVCPYCGSHDVAIESLFGPTLCRSTYLCRHCRNPFERFKPPAEP; this is encoded by the coding sequence GTGAGCCCCGAGACCGCCACGCTCGAGCAGGCCGCCTGGGACGTGCTGCGCAGCGTCGAAGACCCGGAGCTGCCGATCGCGATCACGGATCTGGGACTGGTGCGCGACGTGCGCGTCGACGACGCCGCACGCGTGCACGTTCGGCTCGTGCCGACGTGGACGGCCTGTCCCGCGCTCGCGGTCATTCGCAGCCGGGTCCGGCAGGGTCTGCTCGCCGTCCCCGGGGTGCGTGACGTGTCGGTCGACTACACCTACGACGAACCGTGGACGCTCGAGCGGATGACGAGCAGGGGACGGGAACAACTGGCGGCGCACGGCCTGGCGGTGCCGGCGTGCCGGTTCGCCGAGCCGCCGGTCTGTCCGTACTGCGGCTCGCACGACGTCGCGATCGAGAGCCTGTTCGGCCCCACGCTGTGCCGGTCTACGTATCTGTGCCGGCACTGCCGGAATCCCTTCGAACGGTTCAAGCCGCCGGCCGAGCCGTAG
- the paaC gene encoding 1,2-phenylacetyl-CoA epoxidase subunit PaaC, translating to MPAPLAAIADPSVRTAFREWLLRVADDELTIGHRHSEWTGVGPDIESDVAMSSIAQEEMGHARVFYEQIAADEPGGVDRLAFGRPPEEFRNAVLLEQPNRGWEFSIVRLALYEPFEGLRLGLLAACGQEPVAGLAATLAREERYHGLFASTWLERLCGPSDDARARVQAALEAAWPYALGMFETTPADDLLLGAGLLRDPGTRQREVWEAEVRPLLARCRLTVPAAEPCDGGRRGLHTPDLVAMHAQMTEVWGSDPEARW from the coding sequence GTGCCCGCCCCGCTGGCCGCCATCGCCGACCCGAGCGTCCGCACCGCCTTTCGGGAGTGGCTGCTCCGCGTCGCCGATGACGAGCTCACCATCGGCCACCGGCATTCCGAGTGGACAGGCGTGGGGCCCGACATCGAGAGCGACGTCGCGATGAGCAGCATTGCCCAGGAAGAGATGGGTCACGCCCGCGTCTTCTACGAGCAGATCGCCGCGGACGAGCCCGGCGGCGTCGACCGTCTGGCCTTCGGCCGCCCGCCTGAAGAATTCCGCAACGCCGTCCTCCTCGAACAACCGAACCGGGGGTGGGAATTTTCGATCGTCCGGCTGGCCCTCTACGAGCCGTTCGAAGGCCTGCGTCTCGGATTGCTTGCCGCCTGCGGGCAAGAGCCCGTCGCCGGACTGGCCGCGACGCTGGCGCGCGAGGAGCGGTATCACGGGCTCTTCGCGTCGACGTGGCTCGAGCGGCTGTGCGGGCCATCGGACGACGCGCGGGCCCGGGTGCAGGCGGCCCTCGAGGCGGCCTGGCCGTATGCCCTCGGGATGTTCGAAACGACGCCCGCCGACGATCTGCTTCTCGGCGCCGGACTGCTCCGGGATCCGGGGACACGACAGCGCGAGGTCTGGGAGGCGGAGGTGCGCCCGCTGCTCGCGCGCTGTCGTCTCACCGTCCCGGCCGCCGAACCGTGCGACGGGGGCCGCCGAGGCCTGCACACGCCGGACCTCGTCGCGATGCACGCGCAGATGACCGAAGTCTGGGGATCCGATCCCGAGGCGCGCTGGTGA
- the paaB gene encoding 1,2-phenylacetyl-CoA epoxidase subunit B (with PaaBCDE catalyzes the hydroxylation of phenylacetyl-CoA; involved in phenylacetate degradation) has translation MERGRGVTPWIRTLGAPPDVWAVFLQGRRRDPHVHVGDVHAPDAEMALVLAKESYARRDPCVSLWVVPAAEIRATPGDAVEMFEPATDKSYRFGGSYRQQQRVYRGSYQTAPPEDDR, from the coding sequence GTGGAACGCGGTCGCGGCGTGACCCCCTGGATCCGCACGCTCGGGGCGCCGCCGGACGTGTGGGCGGTCTTCCTGCAGGGGCGCCGGCGGGACCCGCACGTGCACGTCGGCGACGTCCACGCGCCCGACGCCGAAATGGCGCTCGTCCTGGCGAAAGAGAGCTACGCCCGGCGCGATCCCTGCGTGAGCCTTTGGGTCGTTCCGGCGGCGGAGATTCGCGCGACGCCCGGCGACGCGGTCGAGATGTTCGAACCGGCGACGGACAAGAGCTACCGCTTCGGCGGATCGTACCGCCAGCAGCAGCGCGTCTATCGCGGAAGCTACCAGACCGCCCCGCCGGAGGACGACCGCTAG
- the paaA gene encoding 1,2-phenylacetyl-CoA epoxidase subunit PaaA, which translates to METVPATHDHPERLERFNARIAAGDQIEAGEWLPEPYRFEAQRLIQMHANSEIMGALPEREWIPRAPTLARKMALTAKVQDEVGHGMLLYRVAETLGRPREEMYAELVEGRARFHNVFHYPAETWADVAIIQVFVDGAAMQTQGALRSCSYAPYSRVLKRICYEEDFHIQLGLDVWRSLAEGTPAQRAMLQDALNRWWTPIIHFFGMPDKVSPHTETMLAWRLKVKSNEELRQQFLRRFVPIILEYGLVVPDPGLRWVDADQRYVYTEPDWDELKRVGRNGGPKSAERLALRQSFYRQHAWVREALSRWNAVAA; encoded by the coding sequence ATGGAAACGGTCCCCGCGACGCACGACCATCCCGAGCGGCTCGAGCGCTTCAACGCGCGCATCGCCGCAGGCGACCAGATCGAAGCGGGGGAGTGGCTCCCTGAACCGTACCGCTTCGAGGCGCAGCGCCTCATCCAGATGCACGCGAACTCGGAGATCATGGGTGCGCTGCCCGAGCGGGAGTGGATTCCCCGGGCCCCGACGCTGGCGCGCAAGATGGCGTTGACGGCCAAGGTGCAGGACGAGGTGGGCCACGGGATGCTGCTGTACCGCGTCGCCGAAACCCTCGGCCGCCCTCGTGAGGAGATGTACGCCGAGCTCGTCGAGGGGCGCGCGCGGTTCCACAACGTCTTTCATTATCCTGCCGAGACGTGGGCGGACGTGGCGATCATCCAGGTCTTTGTGGACGGCGCCGCGATGCAGACGCAGGGGGCGCTGCGGTCGTGCTCGTACGCACCGTATTCGCGGGTCCTCAAGCGCATCTGCTACGAAGAGGACTTCCACATCCAGCTCGGACTGGACGTCTGGCGGTCGCTCGCGGAAGGCACGCCGGCGCAGCGCGCGATGCTCCAGGACGCGCTCAACCGCTGGTGGACTCCGATCATCCACTTCTTTGGCATGCCGGACAAGGTCTCGCCGCACACCGAAACGATGCTCGCCTGGCGGCTCAAGGTGAAGTCCAACGAGGAGCTCCGCCAGCAGTTCCTCCGGCGCTTCGTGCCGATCATTCTCGAGTACGGGCTCGTGGTACCGGATCCCGGCCTGCGCTGGGTCGACGCCGACCAGCGGTACGTCTACACCGAGCCCGATTGGGACGAGCTCAAGCGCGTGGGCCGCAACGGCGGCCCGAAGAGCGCCGAACGGCTGGCCCTCCGGCAGTCGTTCTACCGCCAGCACGCCTGGGTGCGGGAGGCGCTGAGCCGGTGGAACGCGGTCGCGGCGTGA
- a CDS encoding thioredoxin family protein, with translation MDWGRVFADGLSYDEFLERHGTAEHRTRWKGVYDKATLTAEQRELIGGFVREMHVLVIAGAWCGDCVNQCPIMQRIAEESPKVQLRFVDRDVQAAAQDAVVLNLGRRVPVVVFLSEDDQECGRYGDRALATYRQMAADRLGPACPTGIVPPGPALLQAVTAEWVGQFERIQLMLRLSRRLREKHGD, from the coding sequence ATGGACTGGGGTCGGGTGTTCGCGGACGGACTGAGCTATGACGAATTCCTCGAGCGGCACGGCACCGCCGAGCACCGGACGCGGTGGAAGGGCGTCTACGACAAGGCGACGCTCACCGCGGAGCAGCGGGAGCTCATCGGCGGCTTCGTCCGCGAGATGCACGTCCTCGTGATCGCCGGCGCGTGGTGCGGCGACTGCGTCAATCAGTGTCCGATCATGCAGCGCATCGCCGAGGAGAGCCCGAAGGTCCAGCTCCGCTTCGTCGACCGCGACGTCCAGGCCGCGGCGCAGGACGCCGTCGTGCTGAACCTCGGCCGGCGGGTGCCGGTCGTGGTGTTCCTGAGCGAGGACGATCAGGAGTGCGGCCGGTACGGCGACCGCGCGCTCGCCACCTACCGCCAGATGGCCGCGGACCGGCTGGGGCCCGCGTGTCCGACCGGGATCGTGCCGCCCGGACCGGCGCTCCTCCAGGCGGTGACCGCGGAGTGGGTGGGCCAGTTCGAGCGCATTCAGTTGATGCTCCGGCTGTCCCGGCGGCTCCGGGAGAAGCACGGCGACTGA
- a CDS encoding mandelate racemase/muconate lactonizing enzyme family protein, translating into MKIASVTCTPLAAAAPRAVEFSIGTFPTFFAAVVQVRTDDGLAGAGECIVRRAPEMVTAVVDRLLAPLVRGRDPWDVEGLWDEMLGLLRRWGHTRGLVLEAMSGIDTAIWDLLARAAGVPLYKFLGGAGRERVRCYVSKVYFDEIARMADEARAQAARGFSQIKVQLGWPAARGGDRADVATARAVREAVGADVALMFDANGAYDIGTAVRVGRQIEELDVTWLEEPVPADDLDGYAHLRRAVRVPLAAGETEFGLFGFRDLIARGCVDVLQPEVARIGGITPARRLWALAHAHNLAYAPHTGFSGGVAHLASLHLAAAAPNFCTYEYMGTAYVENPLREIFTRPFPVPHEGMITLPTGPGLGLELDPVKLDRYSVGP; encoded by the coding sequence GTGAAAATCGCGTCCGTCACCTGCACGCCGCTCGCGGCCGCGGCGCCCCGGGCGGTGGAATTTTCCATCGGCACGTTCCCGACGTTTTTCGCGGCCGTAGTCCAGGTCCGAACCGACGACGGGCTCGCCGGCGCGGGCGAGTGCATCGTGCGCCGCGCGCCCGAGATGGTCACGGCGGTCGTCGACCGGCTGCTCGCGCCGCTCGTCCGCGGCCGCGATCCATGGGACGTCGAGGGCCTCTGGGACGAGATGCTCGGCCTGCTCCGCCGGTGGGGACATACGCGCGGTTTGGTCCTCGAGGCGATGAGCGGCATCGACACCGCGATTTGGGATCTCCTGGCCCGCGCGGCGGGGGTCCCGCTGTACAAGTTCCTGGGCGGCGCCGGCCGCGAGCGCGTCCGCTGCTACGTCTCGAAGGTGTACTTCGACGAGATCGCGCGGATGGCCGACGAAGCGCGCGCGCAGGCGGCCCGGGGATTCTCGCAGATCAAGGTGCAGCTCGGCTGGCCGGCCGCGCGCGGCGGCGACCGCGCCGACGTCGCGACCGCCCGGGCGGTGCGGGAGGCGGTCGGCGCCGACGTCGCGCTCATGTTCGACGCCAACGGCGCCTACGACATCGGCACGGCGGTGCGCGTGGGGCGGCAGATCGAGGAGCTCGACGTGACGTGGCTCGAGGAGCCGGTCCCCGCCGACGACCTCGACGGCTACGCCCACCTCCGCCGGGCCGTCCGCGTGCCGCTCGCCGCGGGGGAAACCGAGTTCGGGTTGTTCGGCTTTCGGGATCTCATCGCGCGGGGGTGCGTCGACGTGCTGCAGCCCGAAGTTGCCCGCATCGGCGGGATCACGCCCGCGCGGCGCCTGTGGGCCCTCGCCCACGCGCACAACCTCGCCTACGCCCCGCACACCGGGTTCAGCGGCGGCGTGGCGCATCTCGCTTCGCTGCACCTCGCCGCGGCGGCGCCGAACTTCTGCACCTACGAGTACATGGGGACGGCCTACGTCGAGAATCCGCTGCGTGAGATCTTCACGCGGCCGTTTCCCGTCCCGCACGAGGGGATGATCACGCTGCCCACGGGGCCGGGGCTCGGCCTGGAGCTCGATCCGGTGAAACTCGACCGCTACAGCGTGGGGCCCTGA
- a CDS encoding DUF971 domain-containing protein translates to MPTPTEIAEDRGAGELRITWSDGHLSRYTYRRLRQACPCAMCVHEWTGERLLDPSRVPPDVRPREVGRVGAYALRFTWSDGHMTGIYTFPLLRTLCECEACAAARTAGQQPLR, encoded by the coding sequence ATGCCCACGCCCACCGAGATCGCGGAAGATCGCGGCGCGGGGGAACTGCGCATCACGTGGAGCGACGGGCACCTGAGCCGCTACACGTACCGGCGGCTGCGGCAGGCCTGTCCGTGCGCGATGTGCGTGCACGAGTGGACCGGGGAGCGCCTCCTCGACCCGAGCCGCGTGCCGCCCGACGTGCGGCCAAGGGAAGTCGGCCGGGTCGGCGCCTACGCCCTCCGCTTCACGTGGTCGGACGGCCACATGACCGGCATCTACACGTTTCCGCTGCTTCGGACGCTCTGCGAATGCGAGGCGTGCGCGGCCGCCCGCACCGCCGGGCAGCAGCCGCTCCGGTGA
- a CDS encoding (2Fe-2S)-binding protein: protein MPNVSASPPDEGGPDAPPPDEGRRAVALTVNGRSETLHVSPRRSLLHALREDLSLTGTKEGCGVGTCGACTVLLDGRPVLACLVLAVQAAGRTVETIETLSEAGRLAPIQEAFIRHDALQCGFCTPGQIMALEGLLRRTAHPSAETVRRALEGNVCRCGTQLRIQAAARELAGG from the coding sequence ATGCCGAATGTTTCCGCGTCGCCCCCTGACGAGGGCGGGCCGGACGCGCCGCCCCCTGACGAGGGCCGGCGCGCCGTCGCGCTGACCGTGAACGGCCGGTCCGAAACGCTGCACGTGTCGCCGCGCCGGTCGCTGCTCCACGCGCTCCGTGAAGATCTCAGTCTGACGGGCACGAAGGAGGGCTGCGGCGTCGGGACCTGCGGCGCCTGCACCGTGCTGCTGGACGGCCGGCCGGTGTTGGCGTGTCTCGTGCTCGCCGTGCAGGCGGCCGGCCGCACGGTGGAGACGATCGAGACGCTGTCTGAGGCCGGCCGGCTCGCGCCGATCCAGGAGGCCTTCATCCGGCACGACGCGCTGCAGTGCGGGTTTTGCACCCCCGGCCAGATCATGGCGCTCGAGGGGCTGCTGCGGCGGACGGCGCATCCCTCGGCGGAGACGGTGCGCCGCGCGCTCGAGGGCAACGTCTGCCGGTGCGGGACGCAGTTGCGGATTCAGGCCGCGGCACGAGAACTGGCGGGAGGATAA